In Rosa rugosa chromosome 4, drRosRugo1.1, whole genome shotgun sequence, the genomic stretch CGAAGAGTAATTTTGTTGGGTAATGgttggttaatttttttattttacgtTGAGGATTGAAAATATTTAATCAAAATTACTTTTGTTTTGGTACTATGGGCTAACAGGTGTATAGATATGAATCGTAAGATAATGAAATAATAGTTGTTTGTTTCCGTCGTTTTCATGGATTAATTTTCTTAAGACAAAGATACGCTCCATATGGGTGGTTGAGATCAACTGAAAATCAAAGGTCATTAACGTTTTCAGATATAAACACAGAGGACAATCATgttaaagaaaatgagaaaaaaaaaaaaccatagagGACAATGAACTCGTAAGAACTTTCAATTTTAGTCTAATGAGTTCTTCTCGTTCATTTAGAGTAGTAAGGTTGAGTGGATGAATTGATTACCTTGTATTTATCGATCTTATGCACTCTCGTTTTTTCTTAGATGTATTATAATGGTGAATATAGTGGTAAATTATATagtaggggagtgaaatttacaCTCCCTAAATCAGTAAATTGTAAATCAcactctctttttatttttaaatattattcTTATGTTTGTTGCATATGATTTTTCAATATTACCCAAGATCATTTCTACTTGGATAACTTTCTCCTAGATTTCCCTCTGCTAAAAGAGATCAGACGAAAGGTAATGCCGTTGGGATAGATTCCCCTTTCAGTTTCATCTCTGTTTAGTTGTTGGAATCAAGAAACTCCCACATGCAATTTTACTGGGATTGTCTGCAACTCGAATGGTTAGAAATCAATCTTTCTCAGCAAAACCTTTCGATGCAATATGCTCGATCACTTCCACAGCTAGAAAAGCTTTCTTTTGGGTCAAATTTCCTACACGGAAGTCTCACTGAGGATTTGATCAAGTCTACTAATTTGTAGGAATTAGATTTGGGTAAGAATTCTTTCACAAGAAAAGTGCCTGACCTGGGCTCTTCTTTTTGCTGAAGCTCGTTGGGAATAGATTCCCCGTAGAGGGAATGCCGCCGCGCACTTGGTGGCTTCCCTTGCCAAGAGGGAGGTGGCTCTGCAAAGATGGGTCGATGACATATACGTACAATTGGAGGTCTCCATATGTATAGCTAGCAAATCGGCCCTCTTGGAGAATTgtactttgcttgaaattgaaatttgaaaatataaaaataaagacATATATTGGATTACGTATCTGCCAAATCGCTTTCTTGGCAAAGATGGATCCGACACCTCCAATTCTACCACTTTCTCTTGCCAAACAACCATCTCCAAAAGCAAAATTTGTTAGCTAATACAATCGTCCAGCTTCATGCCCTGAATACCCAAATTCATGCCTATCAATCTTCGAATGTTTTGCTCAATAATTATGGGTTTTGATCATATTCCATTTTGTTGTCAGACCCAAAAAGAATccatttcattttcatttagAGGTAGAATTAGAGATTGAGATTCGAGTCTATGGAAAACATGCAGATGGAAAGAGAAGTtccagagagaaagagagagagagagagagagggcagaATGGGAAAGATATATAAACAcaattataaaaatataaaattcagAAGGTGGGAGTGTGGTTTACAATTTTAGGAGTGAAATTATAGTATCACTCTAATGTGATGAGCGCTCCTCCACTCATTCTTTTTTCCCAGTTTTCTTTATCTTTACGCTCTATTTTGTATTAGGTTTTGGCTCTTCCTCCTTTTGTCTCTTCTTTCTCTAATCATCACGTGGACTCGTGGAGTAGTAAGTAGGTTTACTCCTTTTATCTCTTCTTTtcatacaaaagaaaaaagagaaaacctACAAGAACGTCTAGTTTTCAAATTATAAATTGTCCCCTAAGTTGTTAAACGGTGACCGGATTCAATATGGTAAAACATTCTTATACAACGGTAGATTATTAAGATACAAGTCTAACAGTCAACATATAAGAGATGAAGTTGGTTTACATAAGTGAGATCGTGAAAATGAGGAGTATTGTAGTTGTATTAGAGCTCGTTAAATAATGGTTCTCGTAATATTTGTTAAAATCAATTGAATAATGTATAACTCAAAATTGATTTTAAATTCAAATGTATAACTCAAAATTAGCTTAAAAGGGCAACTAAAGTAAAGAATTAGCTTTCATCATCcttatttgccaaaaaaaaaaaaaaatagccttCATCCTTGCGTTGGGTTTTCTCTCTGCCGCTTTGATAGTTTTCTTCTCCGCTCATTCTGGGCAATTTTCTCTAGCTAGGTTCCATCCTACATCTTGGGCTTCTAGTCTCTTTCTTCGGCTTTCCCTTTACTGCCCTTGTTTGGCTCGATCAAGAAGGCTAGCAAATAGTTTCTTTTGCTATGTGCGCAGTGTTCTAACACCGTGGGGTGTGATCGTCCGGGATGTCCATGACTTGACTTCTTGCTCAAGCTTGTGGACGTGGATAGCACCAATCTCATCACAAGGTTCTTCTTTTGCCTTAACAGAATAAGGCATTTTGGTGTGATTTCTAGTGTCACATATataatcgatactcaacgttgtaggttgagtagagcaatcactgggaagatGGAGAAAGCAAAAACCACAAAGGTTGCTAAGGCAATCTTTAGCTTCTCGGCGTAAAGCCGCTCCTTGATTATCTGTGGGTTCAACGTAAGTTGAGGGTTTGCTCcaggggaggctttgtaatttGTAGAACCCTTGTATTTATACTTATGGATTCGGCAGTTCCTTATTGTAAAATGATTATTGAATGGTTAATTTCTATTTGATTTCCACTACTTTAGTTGCATAAAGGCTCGTTTTTCTAATCAACTTTGGATTGGGGGAAGCCGTAACCCAATATAAACAGTAGACTCATTTTTGGGCCGTAGGTATCAACCCAGCGAACTGAACACTCTTAAGTCTCCGGccaaaatacttttgggctcaaaaatgagcccaaaagtatttccGATTCCTACCGTGGCCCTTTCCGATTcctccatcttcttcctccctcaCATTCCTTTGTTTCCTCCTTCACTTTCTTCACTTTTTCTTTGTCTCCAAAGGCATTTTTGCTTGCTTTTTTGGACCATTGCCTCTGTGGTTGAATTAACCTATTCAACCACTATCATTGCTTGCTTTTTTGGCGTTACCTTTGACGGTGTTAGCCATGGTGGCTACCAGATGACCTTCACCATGGTGGCTACTCAATGCCGATCTCCTCCTCCCGCGGCTCCTTTTCGATAGTTGTTCCTTTTTTACTGCCCAATGATAGTCATAGTTGTGATCAATGGCGGAGCTAGGATTTTAAAATGGGGTgggctaaaaaaaaatttaataaaagtttactaAAAAtgctttaaattattttttttcctaagTTTGACTAGTAACATGTTTTATTCTTTCCTTAAATTAAACCACATCatatattaattacatattaaataatcaaatagctaactgatccaaaaaaatcaacattataACGTTTGATAGAAATTCGATAACAAAAGTCTAAGACAAAAGAACATATCTACTCAAATTTTATCTTGTTCTCttgaatagaaaaaaaaatctttaattatGAAATTTGTATCATAATTCTAGCCAACCCTTATTCTGACCTAATTTACCTAAAAACAGCAAGCTTTTTATGTGAATATGTCTATCAAAAGCcgaatagaaaataaaacacaatcaagtacttcaaaaaaagaaataacatagataTGACCCCAAAAAAATTAGCATATGGGCTAACTTTAGAAATTTGAGGTGGGTtactttttaatatttaattttttaaactaaaattaagctataaattaatgttttttcaaaatttggggtGGGCTGTAGCCCAGCGGAGCCCGTGTGTAGCTACGCCTTTGGTTGTGATAGCTTCTGGCGGTGTGCTCTAGCGTCCCCGTGTCGATAAAGCGCCACCTTTTTTCTACGGCGACGTCTGCTTCTGTTTCAACGGTTTCTCAGTTTGGGATTTTGGAATGGGGTTTGTTTGTTGTTCGGGcgtttttgctttctttgtaCTAGCCCTTGTTCCTCTAACTTTCTATTTGATGAAAGTTTGCGCTTCGGTAAGAGAAAAAAAGAGTAAAGAACTAGGGAATAAATATAATGATCCGAAAGAATAAATTAAACGGAAAAAATGAGGTCGTTTTGCTATTTGGGCCAAGGTGAATTCGGGCCTTCTGGGATGATCCAATACAGAAACAAATCGGGTCGTATCGTGTCGGGTCAATTTCGAAAAAACATCCATTATCTTTTCAACGACTCATCCACAAAAGATTGCACTCAATCGTAGCAGAAGTGATCACtcgctctctctcactctcctccACTCATGGCTCTAACAATAGCCAACAGTGGCGGTACCAACGGCGGAGCCAGAGTCCTCTACAGAAGCTCCACCACACACCCGTACACCAACCTCTCCTCCCAACGCCACATCCTCTTCCCCCTCTCCCCAAGAAGAACCCTCCACGTGGTCTCCGCCAAGCGCTTCACCTCCAGAACCGGGAGGCTGGACAACAACAAGAACAACAAGAGGAGCAACACCACGACCAAGGACCAAGAACAAGACCAACGGACGGCGGAGATTGAAAGCCTCGCTGCCGATAACATTGATGATGGCTACTTCTTGCCTAAGCTTCCGGGAGATGAGCCGGATTTCTGGGAAGGTGAACAGTGGGACGGTCTTGGATTCTTTGTCGAGTACTTGTGGGCTTTTGGTTTTGGCTTTGCGGTACGTAAAGTTTCTTCATTTTGGTTTCGTTTTGAACTGTCATCAACTTGTTTAATTGGTTCATAAGGTCACTAGCATTGTGGTTAACTTGTTGTATAAAATAAAATCTTCAAGAACAGGGGAGATCAAATGCCTAtgtattttgatttgttttttgaACATTTCCTATGTATTTGATTAGGTAGTCATATGTTAGGGTCCGAAACTGTAAAACCTTGCATAAGAGTTTATAAGGAATGAGCTGCCTAGCGAATTGGCATTGGGTTGGCTGCTTAACAGCTACATGCGCTCCCACGTCACTCGGTATAAGTTGTTTATGTTGTTGGGTCTAAGTGTGACAGAGCATGTTGATATCCCATATGGAAATGTAAAACCTTGTATAAGAGGTCACAAAAGTATTAGGCCTCTCAATCCAATGCTAATTGGTTCAGTTTGAAGCTTAAATTTATCAAGGTCTAAGATTGATTTAGCGTGCAAAATTGGTTAATGCTTGAGAAGAAAGGCCTCCTTTGGTAGGGAATTTGTTAATAGCTAAAGTGTAGAGTGTGAAGTCTAGATAACATGTGAGGCTAATGTTTGCTCCTTccctcttctttttgttttcggCAGCTTATTGGAGCAATTGCAGCTGCTGCTACATTCAATGAAGGGGCAACTGATTTCAAGGAGACTCCTACTTACAAAGATGCGATCCAGTCTCGCGAATTACTAGAAGAACCAGAGGGTTCTAGCCCGGATGTCTTTGAATCCAACCCAACTGAAGTGGCTCCTAGTTTGGAATAGTGGTCTTTGTAGAATGAAAGAACAATGACCTCTACATCAGATGATACATGATACAGTCCTAGGCAAAGAAAAACTATGTTAGAGATTATATCTCAACTTGTAAGGCAATGTTCAATAGATAACAACTTTATTTTTCTCTGAAATGTATTTGATTTTCTGGTGTGGTAGCGATACAGAAATGTTTCTGAGTATTGAGCTTTTAAGCACATTGTCCGAGTATCTATCAATTTAGTTTTCTTTCACAGTTAATCTAAGATCTTAGCTTTCTCTGTGATCTTTGGATCATGTAGGAAAACTTGTGGCTGGGTTTATGCTCTGCTTTACTCCCCCAACACTTTTAATAGTAGTAAACTAGTATTCATTGCTTCTGTGTTTTGACTTTATAGGAATGCTTTTGAGAATGCACGTCTTCAGACTTCAGATttacttaaaagttaaaaccacACTTTCGTATTGAAATAAGTTCAGTAACATGACTAACCTCAGAATGAAATGATAGTTGTACTGATAGAAGTTACTTTTGCAAACCTAATAATATTCCATACTGATCCTAAGTAATACATAATGTTTGTAAACACACCATAAGAACACATACATGACAATAATAGGGTAGAATTAGTACAATCACACTCAAAACAGAATTCCTGGCATCAGAAAACCAGCGATAATCAACGTCACTGTGAGATAACTTCCAGTCTTTGATTTCAGACCACTACTTGCATTTCTGCCAAACCCTACCCCCATCGTGGTTGGTCTTGGCGGTGGAGCTTGAACCATTGGAGAAGCTGAAATCCCAATAATAGAGAATCACAAAACCCAAGTCAAAATTAGCTGATAATTTCTGAAGGCATACAGATTAGAGGGACTATAAAAAGAACGTAAGAGATGGATAGTTTTCACATACCAGCCACTGTAGAGTTAGTAGCAGGTGAGGTGTTGTTTGCCCCAAAGGAAACTTGAGAACTAGGGGTACTAGGTGGCACCTGTGCTCCTGTAGCAAAGCCAGAAATAGAATGAAAAAGAATGTACTCAGAAATGTCATAGATTAACCTTCTTTTGTTGAAATGTGGAGAAGAATTTACGCGAACAAGCAGAGGCATCGACTGGAAGGGTGCAAAGAGCAGGCAGCTGAAGAGCTAGTGTGGTGTTAATAGGGAAAGAGCTCAGAGTAGAGCTGTTGAGCAAAAGGCAAAGGCATCTAGGCTGCTGGCTATAGACCAGATTGAGGTTGTCACAGCATGACTGTGCAGGTGACGGGGCGGTGCCTTGCACAAATGGTGCGCATGTGGCCAGTGGAAGCAGCTGAGGAGCGCATTGCGCTACGGTTGGGATTGAGGAGTTGGGGTCTTGTGAAAGGGTGGATGATGGAAACAGGGAAATGAGAAAGAGCAGAGTCAGAGAGGAAATGGCAAAAGGAAGGGAGGCCATATTTTGCTGTGTTATTAAAGTTCTGATGTACAAGAGTTAGAGATTAACAAGATGAAAGTAAATAGATGAAATGCATGTTCTTTGTGTGAGTTGCTAGTAACATGTATGGTGTGTGTTATTTGGCATAGACTTCTTGCTATGTTTGATTTCCAGAGGTGTAAAACAGATCCATATGCAGGTAGTGTTTGAGTGTTTGTTGCTACATGCTAGGCGTGTGTACACTACTGGATCGGCATGCATTTCTTGCCTCTTTGACCAAGCCCCCAAGGTAACTAAGATTAAATATTACCCTCAATTGCTTTAGTTAGGAAATTTTGTGGTTGGAAAACTAAGCTGAATTTTGGCATGTGTATTTTGAGGTGTACCCCTTTTCCAGCCCAAGTCATGTAATATGTAAAAGTAAAGTTTGAAGTGAAGTATCTAGTAACATGATGTCAAAAGGTaaaatcttttcttaataaaagTGAATTAGTGGTTTTGAAATAGTAAAAAAATGTGAATTTTACATACCGTACTAGAGCAAAATATAAGAATAAGAGGGGAACAAGGAGTGAAAAAATGCAAAATAATGTTCACATGTGAGACACGTTGAGGTAAACATTGTGAAACCCAGTGAAATATTGCCTAGTTTGAATATTCACACTACTAAATTAGTCATGTCTCCGATTTCTTGGGTTAAGAAGAAGTTTGCTCGACTATTTCCTCACACGGCCTAGAAGTGGTGGCGACTTCCTAGAACCAGCTCAACGGTAGAAGTACCTGATGATCTCGGTGCTGATTTTGTTGCCAAAAATGTAATATTAGTCGGTACTTAATATTCTATGAACGCAGAAGTTGATCATCACAAATATAAACCCTCTTACATAAAGAAGGATCTCATTCGATCCTAGCTTCAACTATGTCTAGCTCTCATGTTGGCTGAGGTGTATTATATATTCTATCTTGTGCTCTAATAGTATAACTATATATGTTGTACGACAGTGACAGTGAAGTTCATAAGTTGATTATTCTTCAAATCTTCAGTAATTGGAATGTGATTGTGACTAATGAAGCCATTCCTGCAGTGGCCTTTCCTTAGTTCCAAGGGCAGATTTATCATTCACTTGGGGAAATTTGGAATCCCAAAAAGAATTAATTCCttggagtaaaaaaaaaaaaaagatcgaaCACTCTTTGAATATTAATTTTTTAGAATGAAGCTTTTACCATTTGGAAAAgtgtgtatatataattgaGAAAAGTGATGCCTTTGTGTTGGCACAGGAACATCTGGAagcaagaaaagaaagggaTGCTCTAGCTAGCTGGCTAGCTAGGTTAAGTGCATATATAATGAGAAAAACTAAACGAGTAAACGACAATGGAATTGAATCAGATTCCAAGATCATTAACAGATACACAACAACATGAATCAACATAACAGCATTTAACCAGCTCATGATACCCCTTTTCCATTTCCTATATTATCTCATGCATTGTTGCATTTCACTATCCACTTTCTTGCATGTACTTGTCTATTCGGCTATTCCACCATTCAGATTCTGCAGCAACCATATTAcatctctctcaaatctgatcACAAGTTCATGACGGACAAGGTATGCTCATCAATCAAACCAAATTAAAATCTCATTCGGTTTTCTAGTAGCTGCATTATTTGATACAAATTGACCATGTTGGATCAGTTCAGCTGCATGCTCATGAGAATCAATATCGATTGCAATGGTTGTTACAGAAAAGTAAAGAGAGCCCTTCTTGATATGCGAGGTGAGAAATTTCATCAACCATCATTCAAGTACTAATTAAGACTATATATTTGTATACTTCATGATGATTAATTATGTAAGTTTACAGAACTGGAGACACATTTG encodes the following:
- the LOC133742063 gene encoding non-specific lipid transfer protein GPI-anchored 10, which encodes MASLPFAISSLTLLFLISLFPSSTLSQDPNSSIPTVAQCAPQLLPLATCAPFVQGTAPSPAQSCCDNLNLVYSQQPRCLCLLLNSSTLSSFPINTTLALQLPALCTLPVDASACSRAQVPPSTPSSQVSFGANNTSPATNSTVAASPMVQAPPPRPTTMGVGFGRNASSGLKSKTGSYLTVTLIIAGFLMPGILF
- the LOC133743959 gene encoding uncharacterized protein LOC133743959 — encoded protein: MALTIANSGGTNGGARVLYRSSTTHPYTNLSSQRHILFPLSPRRTLHVVSAKRFTSRTGRLDNNKNNKRSNTTTKDQEQDQRTAEIESLAADNIDDGYFLPKLPGDEPDFWEGEQWDGLGFFVEYLWAFGFGFALIGAIAAAATFNEGATDFKETPTYKDAIQSRELLEEPEGSSPDVFESNPTEVAPSLE